ctgctttcacttctttcaaccagtccataccgattatcacatcaaaactccctaactctactggtatcaaatcaatcttaaatgtttcgctaaccagtttaatttctcgattctgacatatattatctgctgaaattaatttaccatttgctaattcgagtaaaaatttactatccaaaggcgtcaatggacaacttaatttagcacaaaaatctctactcatatagcttctatccgcacccgaatcaaataaaacgtaagcagatttattgtcaataagaaacatacccgtaacaagctccggatcttcctgtgcctctgccgcattaatattaaaaactcttccgcggccttgtccattcgtgttctcctggttcgggtaatttctaataatgtggcccggttttccacatttataacaaactacattggcataacttgctccgacactacttgctccgccattactcgttccgacaccatttgttcctttcgttctattaacccctggtccgtagacctcacacttcgccgcgctatgaccatttcttttacacttgttgcaaaatttggtgaagaaccccgagtgatacttttcacacctttgacatagctgcttctgattgttgttgttgttgcggttattattgttcttgggatgattgttgtagttgctgttgttgttgttgttgttgttgttgggccgtttgttgtagttgcgattgatgttgcgattgttgggatacttgttgcgattattgttgtaattgctgttgttgttgtattggtgattcttatcactgttttcctcccactttcttttgacttgcttcacattggcctcttcagcagtctgttctttaattttttcttcaatctggttcactagtttgtgagccattctacatgcctgttgtatggaggcgggctcgtgtgaacttatatcttcttggattctttccggtaatcctttcacaaacgcgtcgatcttctcttcctcatcttcgaatgctcccggacacaataggcacaattctgtgaatcgtctttcgtacgtggtaatatcaaatccttgggttcgtaaccctctaagttctgtcttgagcttattgacctcggttctgggacggtacttctcgttcatcaagtgcttgaatgctgaccacggtagtgcgtacgcatcatcttgtcccacttgctctagataggtattccaccatgttaacgcagaacctgtaaaggtatgcgtagcgtacttcactttgtcctcttcagtacacttacttatggcaaacaccgattcgaccttctcggtccaccatttcaatccgatcggtccttcggttccatcaaattccaaaggtttgcaggcagtgaattctttgtaggtgcatcctacacgatttcttgtactgccagatccaaggttattgttggtatgtagcgcagcctgtactgcggctatgtttgaagctagaaaagtacggaattcctcttcattcatattcacggtgtgtcgagtagtcggtgccatttccttcaaaatagtcaaatggaacaagttaatcatacagaatattaagagtagttaatagtatttcgtagcataatatgaattcatttataaaagctttttcttcatattagcgttttataagtttaaatttgggtagtacctacccgttaagttcatacttagtagctaatatacaattcaactactacaattctatatgaaaaactgattgtaataatatttcgcgttcaaacttttatacaatattttacaaacttacaataccgcttattttacataaagcatgaaatatagcacacaataactttgatacaagatagttgtgaagataattctagctagtacacaagtcgttcagcaaaggcaataaagacacgtaattcatacgtccagaaacaagtcatgcattctggttttactaggactactccccatccttggtcttgtggaacataaccgttatggccgttgataagacagcgtgttgtaacgtcgtcaaagggacgagggttacgtaatgaccaacagtctcgtaataacctaaaaacctcatttcttaccccaattaccgactccgtcacttgtgggaacgttttgtttaatagttgtagcccgatgttcttgttctcactttggtgagaagcgaacattattaacccgtaagcataacatgcttctttatgttgcatgttagccgctttttctaaatcacgaagtactatattcggatatactgagtcaaaataatttcttaacccgttgcgtaaaatagcatttgggttccccgcaatatatgcgtcaaagtaaacacatcgtaacttatggatttcccaatgtgatatcccccatctttcgaacgaaagccttttataaaccaaggcattcttggaacgttcttcgaatgtcttacaaactgatctcgccttaaatagttgtgccgaggaattctgaccgactctagacaagatttcatcaatcatgtctccgggtaggtctcttaaaatattgggttgtctatccattttgtgtttttatactgtaaaatagacaagagttagattcataaaaaaaatacttattaatacaagcaatttttacatatatcataaagcataagcacactatattacatatattacaccacacgaatacaactatcttattccgactcgctcgtttcttcttgttcggttttggttcgttttgccaagtttctagggatatatgatgttcccctaatacgagccgtcgttgtccacattggtttagaaaaacctggtggtttagaggttcccgggtcattgttacaacttaaggacttcgggggttgacgatacatataaagttcatcggggttggaattagatttctctatttttatgccctttcccttattattttcttttgcctttttaaattcagttggggtaatttctataacatcatcggaattctcgtcggaatccgattcatcggagaattggtaatcctcccaatattttgcttccttggcggaaacaccattgatcataattaaccttggtcggttggttgaggattctcttttacttaaccgttttattatttcccccaccggttctatttcttcttccggttccgattcttcttccggttccgattcttcttccggttccgactcttcttccggttcctcttcgggaacttgtgaatcagtccacgaatcattccaatttacatttgactcttcattattattaggtgagtcaatgggacttgttctagaggtagacatctatcacataatatcaaacacgttaagagattaatatatcacataatattcatatgttaaaaatatatagtttccaacaaaaatgttaagcaatcatttttaaagaaaacacggtcgaagtccagactcactaatgcatcctaacaaactcgataagacacactaatgcaaattttctggttctctaagaccaacgctctgataccaactgaaatgtcccgttcttattgattaaaaacgttccatattaattgatttcattgcgaggttttgacctctatatgagacgtttttaaaagactacattcatttttaaaacaaaccataacctttatttcataaataaaggttttaaaagctttacgtagattatcaaataatgataatctaaaatatcctgtttacacacgaccattacataatggtttacaatacaaatatgttacatcgaaatcagtttcttgaatgcagtttttacacagtatcatacaaacatggactccaaatcttgtccttattttagtatgcaacagcggaagctcttagtatttacctgagaataaacatgctttaaacgtcaacaaaaatgttggtgagttataggtttaacctatatatatcaaattgtaacaatagaccacaagatttcatatttcaatacacatcccatacatagagataaaaattcattcatatggtgaacacctggtaaccgacattaacaagatgcatatataagaatatccccatcattccgggacacccttcggatatgatataaatttcgaagtactaaagcatccagtactttggatggggtttgttaggcccaatagatctatctttaggattcgcgttaattagggtgtctgttccctaattcttagattaccagacttaataaaaaggggcatattcgatttcgataattcaaccatagaatgtagtttcacgtacttgtgtctattttgtaaatcatttataaaacctgcatgtattctcatcccaaaaatattagattttaaaagtgggactataactcactttcacagatttttacttcgtcgggaagtaagacttggccactggttgattcacgaacctataacaatatatacatatatatcaaagtatgtttaaaatatatttacaatacttttaatatattttgatgttttaagtttattaagtcagctgtcctcgttagtaacctacaactagttgtccaaagttagatgtacagaaataaatcaataaatattatcttgaatcaatccacgacccagtgtatacgtatctcagtattgatcacaactcaaactatatatattttggaatcaacctcaaccctgtatagctaactccaacattcacatatagattgtctatggttgttccgcaatatatatagatgtgtcgacatgataggtcgaaacattgtatacgtgtctatggtatctcaagattacataatatacaatacaagttgattaagttatggttggaatagatttgttaccaattttcacgtagctaaaatgagaaaaattatccaatcttgttttacccataacttcttcattttaaatccgttttgagtgaatcaaattgctatggtttcatattgaactctattttatgaatctaaacagaaaagtataggtttatagtcggaaaaataagttacaagtcgtttttgtaaaggtagtcatttcagtcgaaagaacgacgtctagatgaccattttagaaaacatacttacactttgagtttaaccataatttttggatatagtttcatgttcataataaaaataattttctcagaataacaacttttaaatcaaagtttatcatagtttataattaactaacccaaaacagcccgcggtgttactacgacggcgtaaatccggttttacggtgtttttcgtgtttccaggttttaaatcattaagttagcatatcatatagatatagaacatgtgtgtagttaattttaaaagtcaagttagaaggattaacttttgtttgcgaacaagtttagaattaactaaactatgttctagtgattacgagtttaaatcttcgaataagatagttttatatatatgaatcgaatgatgttatgaacatcattactacctcaagtttagtaggtaaacctactggaagtgataagaaatgatctagcttcaaaggatcttggatggcttgaaagttcttgaagtaggatcatgacataaaaacaagttcaagtaagatttttactcgaattaagatagtttatagttatagaaattgaatcaaagtttgaatatgaatattaccttgaataagaaagataacctactgtatataacaaaggtttcttgatcttagatgattacttggaatggattagaaagcttggaagtaaattagtaaacttgaagggatttttgaagtgttcttgaagtgttcttcctatgatgattatagcttgattcttgaagtgatttttgatgaagatgatgattaactactggaaaaatacgttcataatagtgtgtgtgtgtgttgagagagaattagaaagagaattggaagtgaaatggagtgaatgatgagtggtaattggtgagtggtgagtggggttaaaagaagttctagttagttgactagctcatggtagaagttaaaattgattagtcatacatgacataattaagagtggaatcccatgctagttcctattggtatatactcatagtaagtacgttttgaagctgtgtataatacgggtaagaatacgactagaattcttgatgaaagaaaagaatggaaaagtaactgtaaccattttcgttaagtatgagtgttttgatatatgtcttgaagtcttccaaaagtattttaatacatctaaatacactacatgtatatacattttaactgagtcgttaagtcatcgttagtcgttacatgtaagtgttgttttgaaacctttaagttaacgatctcaattaatgttgttaacccattgtttattatatctaatgagatgttaaattattatattatcatgatattatgatatattaatatatcttaatatgatatatatacatttaaatgtcgttacaacgataatcgtagaaaagtgttttcactgtagcaatttactgtagcaaaatacgatttcactgtagcaaatagtgttttacagtagaaaagtcatttttacttgtacatacacacacatatatatatatatatatatatatatatatatatatatatatatatatatatatatatatatatatatatatatacacacatacatataattgttcatgaatcgtcgagagtagtcaaaggtaattgtatatatgaaacagttctaaaattttgagattaaacttcatagactttgcttatcgtgtcggaaacgttaaatcatttaaagataaagtttaaatttggtcaaaaatttccgggttgtcacaatatcaCACCGATacatgttaaattctaaaagtgatTTTATTTGAGTAAATGTGAAGAattatatctcataaaattatgttAAACATAAGACCATTTTCAACCCTGACTGTGACTTTACGGGCAGTTGGTGcattttttggccaaaaagtgctaTCTGACTCTAACTGGACAGTGTCAGTTTCTGACATTTTTTAACCCAAAATGTCAGTTTTCAGTGTCAGTTTTAGTAAGGTCCACTAATTTTTTATTTTTGCATTTTTTTTATAGAATTTAATACATTatttaatatttgaaataataagatattcattaataattaaaaaaatacaaacaattaaataaaataagtaataaaaaatttacaatctaaaataataataaaattaaagatCACATAATTCAAGATTAATTCGTAGGTCGAAATGACGTTGGAAGATTCCTAATATGTTCGGTTAAATCTTCGATCAGTTGGTCGTGCACCGCCCTATTCCTTATTTCTCTTGTGAAAATGTCTTGATCACGTCATCTATTCCTTACTCGTTGGGCACAATTTGCTCTTTCCTCGGTTATAAATCTTTCTTCCCATTTACATAGCGCAAAATCATTGTCTTCTAAAATCATATTATGTAAAATGAGACAACATTCCATTGCTCTTCGCATCTTGTTTATTTTCAATGTCCGTGAAGGTTGACTTAAAATATGAAATCGCCCTTGAAGAACACCAAATGCCCTCTCTATGTCCTTTTGTGTACTTGCTTGAAATCTTGTGAACTTATTCTTCTCTATGTCCTTTTATGTACTTGCTTGAAATCTTGTGAACTTATTCTTTGGTTCATTTATGGGGCACGACATTCCTTTGATCAGTGTCACCCAATTGGGATATATACCATCGGCAAGGTAATAACCTTTGGTGTATTGATGACCATTAACCTCAAATGGTGCAGATGGAGCTGTTCCATTCTTTAGTGCATCAAAAATTGGTGACTGATTCAAAACATTGATATCATTGTTGGAACCTGCCATCCCGAAAAATGCATGTCAAATCCACAAGTCATATGAAGCCACCGCTTCAAGCATAATCATCGATTTCTTGTGATCACCCCTAGTGTATTGTCATTTATAAGCGACGGGACAATTTTTCCATTCCCAATGCATGCAATTGATACTACCGAGCATACCCTTGAATCCATGCTTCTCCTCGTGTGCACTATATAATCGTGCAACATCAATTGTTGTAGGAGATCTCATGTATCGACTTATATATAAATCAATAATACATTTACAAAAGTAGCCTAAACATAATACTGATGTTTGCTCATATGTAAATATTCATCGAGAGCATTAGGGCTCAATCCATAAGCTAAATGACGTATAGCCGAAGTACACTTTTGTAAAGTAGTAAACGACTGCCTACCAAGTGCATCATTCCTTTCTCTAAAAAAATCAAAATGTTCAGGAATATAATTACCAATTAATGTAGTTATACCTTGAGCTATACGGAGAAATAAATTTATGGGCATTCGAAACCGCCTTTTAAATTTCTTAGCCGGATAAATTGGTGCGTCAGCAAAGTAATCGTTCCAAAGACGTTGCACTGCTGACTCTCGATCTCTCGGAATGTATCCGCGAACTCTAGGAATACGAGAAACGGACTCGACTTCGCACTCTTCGTCCAATTCTTGAATAAGCTGGATAACACGAACATCCTCCGAATCGGAATCGGAAGCTAGTAAATATGATACCATAATTATTTTgagtaaaatgtataaatattgagAGAAAGTTAATGTTTTTTGTTGTGTAAAAATGAATTATAAGTGTTGTATTTATAAttgaaataaaaaattaaaaaaaataaaagaacgaCTATAAAGCCGTTGGACAACGGCTAGTACACGTGGCCTAATCAAACACCGACACCTGACTTTTTTCCCGTTGGAGTCCCAACTAACGCCCCTTCGTGATGAAAACTAACGGCCGTCAGTTTTCGTCAGATTATGCCAGAAGAGACTAACGTCGCGAAGTGATGGAGGGTTAGAGGTGGTCTAATTTTGAAGAAAATACTAGTTACATTTTAAGTGATATTATATTCAAAGTTataacaataaataatataattcaatTATTTTAGTAAACCACGTAAACTCGTGATTCTATGGATCTTCAACTAGTtcaatttaaaacattaaaaccttaacattggatttttttattgagggaatttatgtaaattttaattttaatttctactatatataataacaaacacAATAAGATGTCATCTTATCTAATAACAATTAAATAATCCTAGCCTTCTTAAATCTAAACCATTGAAATCTCCACATcatgattatgacctcataatcttcAAGTTTAGCAATATTGAGACTAAAATACCCTTGGACGTTAGAAAAATGACGGAATGAAAAATGAAAAATAGGGGTTCTTCAAAATTCAATTTAGGGTTTCACAAATTTCACTTTCATTCACCACATTCAACACATTCACTAAAGGAAACCTAGCTTTTGTACCAAAACGTAACCAGGCTTCTTATGAATTTCCTTCATTCACGTTCAAATTACctgaaaatcctaattttcttccAAAAAACAAACCACTAAAATCAAATTCAAGATTACATCTTTTTCTTCTAAAACCAAATTCAATCTAAGGTTCCATCAAATATTGTACTGGCTTTCATGAATAAGTGCATCATCAGATTCAACTTTAAATGTTTCGTAAGAAATTGCGAGtgatctgtcacaccccccaaaatggaccaggggtaattgtgaccaatcatatcataacacagttgtataaatgagaacgactctatatgagactttttaaataaaacctttgttaataaaacagcggaagcagtaatacatgtttacattaatattaaaacgtaaaataaatgtttatgaactaaaatataatatgcgatgtggactccatgcaagcatcaaatctatcatcacaaagttgcaaacagctagctcaatcatcaactgagacaaaacatgcttaaagtgtcaaccaaaaaggttgagtgaaattcacaggtttataaataatatccaaagttttagaccacaagatttagtttaaagtttattgatatagaaatatcaatctaaaagtgttgctgcattttgtaatatcgctactaaacaagtttaccctatgacaccttgtactgtcagtgtcgtggaatcattattatgtaaccaaagaccaacggtcgaatggttagagacgttactctcaataggcctactcacaataattaagtttgcatttaaacgtagcaattaacgatattacggtagggatttagcatgaatcaaagcatgacagcatagttaacaatttagtacttgtgtctaagtgtaaaacagttataaagcaagcatgtgtctcaccccaaaagttgtaaaacagttatgaaacagtaaaaagtggggctatgaagttcaccttagtagcacacgaaagaattgaacggaaggacgtgaccgagatctcaacctagagatagaacgtatgatcagacattgcctaacagacaatagtatatagtactatattgatagtaatggttcactaaagaatttccattt
This genomic window from Rutidosis leptorrhynchoides isolate AG116_Rl617_1_P2 chromosome 2, CSIRO_AGI_Rlap_v1, whole genome shotgun sequence contains:
- the LOC139889864 gene encoding uncharacterized protein; protein product: MVSYLLASDSDSEDVRVIQLIQELDEECEVESVSRIPRVRGYIPRDRESAVQRLWNDYFADAPIYPAKKFKRRFRMPINLFLRIAQGITTLIGNYIPEHFDFFRERNDALGRQSFTTLQKCTSAIRHLAYGLSPNALDEYLHMSKHQYYV